The nucleotide window TCACAACCAGTTCGTCCGGCTCGGCCACGTCACCGTGGTGCCACTCGGGGATCGCCGGGGCCTCGTCCTCATGAGGCTTTTCCGGTGAGTAGAACTTCAGCATCTCGTCCAAGGCGCGGCGGGCGGTGACATTGCCCTCCAGCAGCGAGTTCGAGGCGAGGCGGTTCGCTCCGTGGAGGCCGGTGCAGGCGACCTCGCCGATGGCGTAGAGCCCGCGGACGGAGGTCTTGCCATCCACATCCGTGACCACGCCGCCGCATTGGTAGTGGGCGGCGGGGACGACGGGGATCGGCTGCTTCTCGCAGTCGATGCCGTATTTCAGCAGGTTCTGATAGATGAAGGGGAAGTGCTCCTTCATGAAGCCCAGAGGCTTGTGGGTGACGTCCAGATAGACGCAGGGCGCGCCGGTGCGCTTGATCTCGCGGTCGATTGCGCGGGCGACGATGTCGCGGGGGGCGAGCGAGCCACGCGGATCGCTCTTCTTGGTGAAATCCTCACCCTTGGCATTGATGAGGATGCCGCCCTCGCCGCGGACCGCCTCACTGACGAGGAAGGAGCGGGCCTCGGGGCCGGTGGCGGCGGGGTTGTAGAAGCAGGTCGGGTGGAACTGGATGAACTCCATGTTCGCCACATTGGCACCAGCCCGCCAAGCCATCGCCACGCCGTCGCCGGTGGCGGCGTCCGGGTTGGTGGTATAGAGATAGACCTTGCCGCAGCCACCGGTGGCGAGGACCACGCGGTCCGAGCGGAACACCTGGACCGCGCCGGTTTTGCGATCAAGGACGTAGGCTCCCAGTGCGCGGTCATCGATGACCGCGCCGAGCTTGGCGGTGGTGATCAGGTCGATGGCGTAGTGGTGTTCGAGAATCGTGAGATTCGGCGTGTTGCGGGCCTGTTCCACCAATGCGCGGGCGATTTCCCGGCCGGTGGTGTCGCGGGTGTGAAGGATGCGGCGCTGGGAGTGGCCGCCTTCCTTGCCGAGCTGGTAGTGGCCGTTCTCGCGATCGAAGCCTACGCCGTAGCCGGTGAGATCATCAATGGTGGCCACGCCTTCTTCGACGATGATGCGGACGGCGGCTTCGTCGCAAAGGCCGGCACCAGCGTCGAGGGTATCGGCGACGTGCTTTTCAAGGGTATCGCCCTCGTCGCAGAATCCCGGGGGCAGCACGGAGGCGATGCCGCCTTGGGCCCACGCGGTGTTGGATTCAAAGACGCCGCCCTTGGCGAGCACGATGACGGAGCCGTGTTTGGCGGCCCGGATGGCGAAACTCAGTCCGGCGATGCCGGCGCCGATGACAAGGAAGTCGGCGGTCATGGGGTGGCGGGAAGCATTGGAGGCAACTTCCTCGCGGAAAAGGCAAATCTGTCACTCCCCTACAAAGGAACAGGCTCCGGGGAGTGGACCCCGGAGCCTGTGGAGATTTGAAATTTCAAATTTGAGATTCCTACGGTCAACCCAGCAGCCAGAGCACCGGCTGAGGCCACACGCCGAGGAGCAGGACCAGCACCGTCAGGACGGCCACCACCGCGCGGGTGATTGGTGGCAGGACGAGTGCCTTCGCGTTGTCGGCGGAGGGCTGCCACCACATCGCGCGGATGGTCTTGAAATAGTAGTAGAAACCGGCGGCTGCGGCGATGAAGCCGAGGACGACTCCCCACCAAAGCTGATGTTTCACCGCCAGCGAAAAGACAAGAAACTTGCCGATGAAACCGGCGGTGAGCGGCACACCTGCGAGTGCTGCAAGCAGGACGGTGACGGCGAGCGCGAGCAGCGGATTGCGCTGGCCGAGGCCGTTGAAGTCCTCGATGCGCTCGCCCTCGCTCTGGATGCGGACCTGGCCGAGCACGAAGAACGTGCCGAGGGTCATCAGCAGGTAGGTGGCGAGGTAGAAGGACACGGCCTTCACCGAGCCGAGCAGGTTGCCTTCATCGGTGTTCCAAGCGGCGAGGGCCAGCAGCAGGAAACCGGCGTGGGCGATGGAGGAATAGGCGAGCAGGCGCTTGAAGTTCGTCTGCGGGATGGCGGCGAGATTGCCGAAGAGGAGAGTGAAGCAGGCCAGCACCAGCAGCAGCACCAGAACGGAACCGCGGACCGGAGACTCCGGAGCGAGGAAGGGCTGGAGGAAACGGATGAGGAGGACGAAGCCCGCGGCTTTCGATCCGACGGAGAGGAAGGCGGTAGTGGGGGTGGGGGCACCCTGATAGACGTCCGGGATCCAGACCTGCATCGGTGCGGCGCCAACCTTGAAGCCGAGGGACACCATCACCAGCGCGATGCCGAAGAGCAGCGGCAGGTAGCCTTGGCCGGGTTCCTGCACGGACGGCTGGGAAGTGATCCACTCGCTGATACCGGCAAGACTCATGGTGCCGGTGCTGCCGTAAATCCAGGCGATGCCGTAAACGAGGAAGCCGGTGCTGAGAGCGCCGAGGATGAGGTATTTCACGCCTGCCTCCAGCGAACCGACATTGCGGCGCATGTAGGCGACGAGGATGTAGAAGGTGATGGTGACCAGCTCGAGGGCGACAAAGGCACCGGCGAGATCCTTGGCGGAGGCCATCCACATCATGCCCGCGCAGGCGAAGACCGGCAGCGCGTAGTATTCGCCGGTGCCGGATTCGGAACCCGGATGATCGGTGAAACGGGCGAGCACGCTGCGGAAGTCGATGGAAAGCAGGACGACGAGCAGGGTGCTGAGGAGAGCGAAGCCCTTGTAGAATTTCGCGAGGCTGTCGAAGGAGTAGAAGTTCCACAGCGGCCACTTCGCCCATGCTGCATCCGGCTTGGTTTCCGGTCCTACGGCGCAGAACAGGAGGCCGAGGATCACCGCCAGCCCGACCGCGGCCGCGCCGCCGACCCAGGCTTTCGAGCGGTTGGAGGAAAACGCCTCCGCCATCAGCAGGATGATGCCGAGTGCGACGGTCAGGGCTTCGAGGTAGTAAGCGGGCATGGGAGAGGAATGACGAATGACTGAATCTTATCGCAGCAGGTTGAGCAGGAGATTCGGGTAAAGCCCGACGGCCAGCAGTGCCACGATCAGAAGCAACGCCGGGATGCGCTCGGCGAAGGTGAGATCGGTGGTGGATTTCGTGGCGGGCACCGAGGGGCCTTGGAAGATACGGCGATAGGCGCGGAGCATGTAGATGGCGCTGATCACCACGCCCCAGATGGCGAGGATGCAGGCGATCTGGACGGGGCCGAGGCCGGATGCCGCGTTGTAGTTCTGGAAGGCGGAGAGGAAGACCATCACTTCACCGGCGAAGTTGGCGAGGCCGGGGAGGCCGATGGATGCCATGGCTCCGATGCCGAAGAGGAAGGCGAGGCCGGGCGTGGACTTGGCGAGGCCGCCCAAATCATAGAGATCGAGGGAACCGGTGCTGCGCTCGATCTTGTCAGCCAGTGAGAACTGCAGCGCGATGGAGATGCCGTGGGCGAACATCAGGATCACCGCGGCCGGGAGGGCGATGGTGTTCAAGGGCGTGAGGGAAGCGGTCCAACTCGCAGCCACGTGCTCCAAGCCACCAACATCCTCTCTTTGAATCCATTGGCCTTGGCTGGCGGCGAGAGCAGCGATGGCCAGGAAGATGTAGCCCATGTGCATCACCGACGAATTGCCGAGCAGGGTATCGAGGCGCTTCTGGTTGATGGTCACGTAGCCGACCCACAGGATATTGCCGAGCAGCAGGACCAGCAGCGGCGTGACCCAGGCATGCATTCCGACGGGCAGCAGCGGAATGGCGAGGCGGAGCAGGCCGTAGAGGCCGAATTTTTTCAGCACGCCCGCATGGAGCATGGAGGTGGGAGCCGGGGCGCTGGCGTAGGCCGGAGCGGCCCACGAGTGGAAGGGGAAGAGCGAGACCAGCGTGCCGAAGCCGACGAGCAGCAGCGCGGCGATGCCTTTCTGCGCCGCCGGGTCGATGGCGGTCTTTTCGGCGAGCATCTTCTGGATGTCGTAGGTGCCGGTGACATTCGCCAGCCAGACGAGACCGGCGAGGAGGATGATCGAGCCGAGGCCGAGATAGATGGTGATCTTCCAAGCGGCTTCCTTGCGCTCGCCGCGACCGAGCATGCCGATCATCAGGAAGGTGGGGATCAGTGCCAGTTCATGGAAGGCGTAGAAGAAGAACAGGTCGGTGGCGGCGAAGGCTCCGAGTGCACCGGCGGAGATCAGCAGCGAGGAGCCATACCAGAGCTTGTCCTTGCCTTCCGGAGACTTGCCGGTGAGCACGGCGGCCAGCGTGACGATCACGGAGAGCAAGATCATCACCACGCTCATGCCATCGATCAGGCCGAAGGAGAGGTGGAGTTCCGGCTTTTGCAGAACGGTTAACTTGGCGGCCCAACAGGTAGCCTTGGGCGTTATCGCTGCGGCGAGGCCGATCACCAGATTCGCCACTGCGGCGGCGATGGCGGTCAGGCGTGCCGGGGCACCGCAGAGGATGGCGATGAAGCCGAGAATCGGAAGGAGGACGAGAAGCGCGAGCATCGGATGGGATGGCTGGTGTTCAGGGTTCGATTTTCAGCGGCTTCAGTAGAACACGGTGAAGTAGATGACGGCGATCACACCGGCGCCGAAGGCGAAGGCGTAGCCCTGGAGGTTGCCGGATTGCACGCGGCGGAAGGTATTGCCGAAGCTCTCGGCGAGGCGGCTCAGGCCGCCGACTCCGAGACCGTCGATGAAGAAGCGATCGAAGAAGTGGACGATGGCGGCGAAGGCATCGGTGAAGAAGCGGACGACGAAGTTGTCGTAGAAGCTGTCGATGTAGAAGCGGTTGCGGAACAGCGGGATCGAGACCGGGTCCTTGTCCTTGCCGTTGTAAAGGACGAAGCCAGCGATGACTCCGATCGCCACGGCTGCCAGCGAAACCAAGGAGACCACGCTGGTGAAATCGAACAGGTGCTCCGGCTGCGCATAGGCGGGCGCGAGCTTTGAAGCGATGAAGGGATAACCGGCCAGAAGGCCGAGGGTCGCGAGGATGGCGAGTGGTATCCACATCAGCGGGCCGACTTCGTGAGCGTGGTCGGCACCGTGGTCGCGGGACTTGCCGAGGAAGGCGACGACGAACAAACGGGTCATGTAGAACGGCGTCAGCACCGCGACAGCGGCGGCGATCCAGAACAGGGCCGGGTTGTGATGGTGGGCGGCTTCGAGGATCTGCTCCTTCGAGAAGAAACCGGAGGTGCCTGGAATGGCGATCAGGGCGAGGAAACCAATGAGGAAGGTGAAGCCGGTGATCGGCATTTTCTTCAGCAGACCGCCCATCTTCCAGATGTCCTGCTCGTGGTGGCAGGCATAGATAACCGCGCCGGAACCGAGGAAGAGCAGGGCCTTGAACCAGGCGTGGGTGAAGAGGTGGAACATGCCCGCCTCACCGGCAGCCAGACCCACGGCCATCACCATGTAGCCAAGCTGGGAGAGGGTGGAGTAGGCCAGCACGCGCTTGATGTCGTCCTGCTGGGTGGCCATCAGCGCCGCGGCGAGGGCGGTGAGTCCGCCGGTCCAGGCGATGACCTTGCTGGAGAGAAGGGAGTGGAGGAGTTCCTCAGGCAGCTCGAGCGAGAGCTGCACGCGGAAGAGCATGTAGACACCGGCCGCCACCATGGTCGCGGCGTGGATGAGGGCGGAGACCGGAGTCGGGCCTTCCATAGCATCCGGCAGCCAGACGTGGAGCGGAAGCTGGGCGGACTTGCCGACCGCGCCGCAGAAGACACAGAGCAAGGCGGTGGAAAGCACGCCCGCGAAGATTTCCGGGTGGGTCTCCTTGAAGTGAAGAAATCCTTCGTGCATGTCGCCGAACGACAGCGCACCGGTGATGCCCCACAGCATGAGAATGCCGGCCATGAAGCCGAAGTCGCCGATGCGGTTGGTGATGAAAGCTTTCTTCGCGGCATTCGCGGCGGATTCCTTCTGATACCAGTGGCCGATGAGCAGGTAGGAGCTCAGGCCGACCAGTTCCCAGAACATGAAGGTCATGATGAAGTTCGACGACAGCACGATGCCGGTCATCGAGAACATGAAGAGCGAAAGGCCGGTGAAGTAGCGCGCTTTCGACTCATCGTCCTTCATGTAGGCGAGCGAGAAGATGTGAACCAGCAGGCCGACGCCGGTCACCACGATCATCATGCCGGTGGACAGCTTGTCCAAGATGATGCCGAGATCGATTGAGAAGCCGCCTACGGTCGCCCACTTGATTGGATCCGGTGACCCCGTTTTGCCCAGCAGCAGGATGGCGATCACGAACGTGACCGCTGCGGACAACGTCGAAACGAGATGGGCCAGGCCGGTGCGTTTGAGCACAAGCTGGTTCGCCGCCGCGACGATGAGCGGCAGGAAGAGGAGGGTCCAGGCGAGGGTCATGGGCAGGAGAAAGTTTCAGGTGCCGCGTGGGGTTCAGCCGCGCATCGACGTGAGGTCGTCGGTGTGGATCGTCTGGCGGGCGCGGTAGAGGGCGACGATAATGGCGAGGCCGACGGCGACTTCGGCGGCGGCCACGGTGATCACGAAGAACACCAGCATCTGGGCGGCGGGATCGGGCAGGCCGGTCTTCGCGGTGTGGAAGCGGGAGAAGGCGATCAGCGTGAGGTTCGCGGCGCTGAGCATCAGCTCCAGGCACATGAACACGATGATGATGTTCCGGCGCAGCACCACGCCTGCGAGGCCGATGGCGAAGAGGAGGCCTGAAACGAGAAGATACTGATGAAGGCTGGCCATGATGGGAAAGCTCTAAGCACTAAATTTAAAATTCTAAACCAAGAGGGATGCTTCTGATGTTGGACGTTCGATCGGATGCTCTTCGTTTAGGATTTAGTGCTTGGGATTTAGGATTTGAATCTCAGGTCGTTTGGCGCTTGGAGAGAACCACCACGCCGACGGTGGCGACCAGGAGAAGCACGCCGAGGATCTGGAGCGGCAGGTTGTAGCCGGTGAAAAGTGTCTGGCCGACGATGTGGACGTCCGGGAGCTTGGCGGCGGGCAGTGGCTCGCCTTCGCGCGGTTGCGGATCAAGAGCGGCGACGATCTTCTCGCTCTTTTGCTCGCGGTAGTAGGCGGCGCCCTTCGCGAGATCGAGCTTCTGCGCCTGAAGGTCCGGGGTGCTGGAAAGAACGCCCGCGAGCTGGATGACGAAAGCGAGCACCAGCACCAGACCGGCGGCGATCGGAGCGATCTTGGTCTTGCGCTTCACCTCATCCTTGAGGTCCAGCAGCATGATGATGAAGAGAAACAACACCATGATCGCACCCGCATAGACGAGGATCTGGATGATGCCGGTGAAGTAGGTATCCAGTCCGACGAAGAGACCGGCGATGCCGACGAAGGAGGCCACCATCGAGAGCGCGCTAGAGACCGGGTTGCGGAAGCAGATGACGGCAACGCCGCCGATCAACATCAGCAGGGCGAAGATCCAGAAGAGAGGGGAAGGCATGGAAGTGATTGGGAAAAGGATCTCAGCGGTCGTATTTCAAACAAGCCCACCAGCCGGACATGCCGAAGCCAATGATGGCAAAGGATACGGCGGTCATGATCATACCGGGAATACTGAGGAGACCCATGTGGCTTACTGCCGCCGTAAGGGTGTATAACCCGGCCATGACGATGAGCGCTGCTGAAAGGGCTTTCATGGGGAGAACGTCGGATTACTTCAGCTCGTTCCACTTGTTGACGAGGCCCACCCGGACACCGCCGATTTCGTAAAGCTTCTTCTTGGTGTGGACCATGTCCTTCCGGCTCAGGCCGGTGATGGCGTAGTCCTTGCGGAGGAAGATCGCCTGCTCGGGGCAGACTTCCTCGCACATGCCGCAGTAGATGCAGCGGATCATGTCGATATCGAACTCGAGCGGACGCTTCTCCACCTTCGCCCACTGGTCGTCGGCGGGGATTTCGCTCGGGGTGATCTTGATCGCCTTCGGCGGGCAGATGAATTCGCAGAGCTGGCAGGAGACGCAGCGTTCGCGGCCCTGCTCGTCCGTCACCAGCGCGGGGGCGCCGCGGTAGTGCTCCGGCAGGTGCTCGTCCCACTTCTGCTCCGGATACTGCATGGTCACGCCGAGACCGGAGGAGGCGAGCTCCTTCGCGCCGCGGGACTTGCCGCGCATCGAATCGACGGCGTGTTTCATCGTGAGCAGGAAGCCCTTGATGAGCGCGCCGAAGTAGATCTTCTCACCGAAGCTCAGTTTCGGGCGTTTGACTTTGATGACGGCCATTTTTGGACAGAATTGACAGAATTTTCAAAATTTACAGGTCGTGAGGTCACGCCTGTAGAGAAGGTGGGTCTCCTTGATGTTTATAGGTTCGGAATTTTTTCCGATACTGCAGCGAGTCACTCCCCAAGTTGATCAGCAGTCCTTCATCAATTTTGGTGGTGGCCAGATAGTTGACCAGTTGCACCTCATGGCTCTTGGTAATCGTTTCGACGGCTTTGAGTTCGAGAACCAGATTGTTTTCGACAATCATGTCAGCCTCAAAATCTCCAACGGGCCGTTCCTTGTAGTAGACACAGAGTTTGACCTGGTTCTCAAATTGGATTCCGACCGCAGCCAATTCCAAGGACAGCGCGTTTTGATAGACCCGCTCGTTGAACCCCGGGCCGAGAACACGATGAACCGTCATGGCGCAGCCGATCACCCGGCCAGCCAAGTCGTATTCGCGTTCGTCGTTCGTCTTCAAAATGTAAATTCTGCGAATTTTGTTAATTCTGTTCCAAGAGGCCCGAGTTGCGCTTGGCTGGCTCTTCGGAAACCTTCGCGACCCAGATGATGGCGGCGCAGAGGACGACCAGCAGCACGGCACCGAGGGCGATGATGCCCACGGACAGGTAAGGGGCGGCGATGACGAGCGCAGCGAGGAAGACATTCACCAGCGCGGCTTCGAAGAAGATCACCCAGCCCAGCTTCATGAGCTGGTCGTAGCGGAAGCGCGGCACCGTCCAGCGGACGAGAATGAAGAAGAGGATGAAGGCGATCAGCTTGGTGAGGAACACCAGCAGGTGAACCAGTCCGCCGATCTTCGCACCGGCCACGGTAAGGCCGGAGATCCAACCATCGAGGGTGAACCCCGCCGACCAGCCGCCGAAAAACAGGGTGATGATGAGTGCTGAACCCACCACCATCGCCGCGTATTCGCCCATGAAGAACATGGCGAACTTCATCGAGGAGTATTCGGTGTGGTAGCCACCCACGAGTTCGGTTTCGCACTCCGGCAGGTCGAAGGGCATGCGGTTGGTTTCCGCGAAGATCGAGATCGTGAAGATCAGGAAGGAGATGAACGCCGGGATCCAGAACAGCAGCTTGGTGCCCAGAGGATGTGCCGCGTCATTGCCCCAGAAGGGCAGCAGCAGCCAGCCATGCTCGGATTGCTCCTGGACGATCTTGCCGAGGTTCAGGTCTCCGTAATAGAGCAGCACCGGGATGATCGAGAGACCGAGGCAGATTTCGTAGGAGATCATCTGGGCCGTGGAACGCACACCGCCGATGAAGGGGAACTTCGAGTTCGAGGACCAGCCCGCCAGCGTGATGCCGTAGACGGAGAGCGAGGCGATCGAGAAGATGAACAGCGGGCCGACATCGAGGTTCGCGATGGCGAGGTCGATCTTCTGGCCGCCGATGGTGATCGAGGAGCCAAAGGGAATCACCGCCAAGGTGATCAGGGACGGGGCCACGGTCAGCACCGGAGCGAGCCAGTAGAAGGCTTTGCGGACATGGGTCGGCGTGAAATCCTCCTTGAGGAACAGCTTCACACCGTCGGCCATCGGCTGGATCAGACCGGCGAAGGAGAAGTCCTTCTTCAGTCCGAACAAAGTGAGCGGAATGCCGACGCGGTTCGGGCCGACGCGGTCCTGGATGACAGCGGAGAAGCGGCGCTCGAAGTAAACCGAAATCGGCACCAGCGGCAGCACGACCAGGAAGGTCAGGCCGATGATTTTCGCCAGCGTGATGAGAATGGTAAGAAGCAGGGGGTCCATGAAAAACGTTAGACGTTATGGGTTAGAGGTTATTGGGTGTCTCTTTCCCGTGATGCGCGCCGGAGATATGAAATGTAGCCATTTAGGAGCGCGATGGCGGTGGCCGCGAGAGCACGTCCTTGCTCAAGCAATTCACTTGTGATGATTTCCTCGTCATGAGCGGTGATGAGATGGTCGACCATCTCCCAGCAGGAACCGCGGGCGTTGGAGCAAAATTTCGCATTGTCGAGGTAGTGGAAACGACCGTAGCCCTCGGCGATATTGGCCGTGCTGGATCGGGCTGCCCGAAGGATTTGATCGCCCAATCGGAAGCGCTCTTCCTTTGGGAGGGCTTTGCAGATGGTCTTCGCCACGAAAACACGAAGTTCCCGGCATGCTTTCCAGCATTCCAAGTCTTCAAACGTTTTCAGTGATTCTCGATCCATGTATTTTTCCCAATAACTCTTAACTTCTAACCCTTAACCATTAATGATGCCAGCGGCCTTGCGGGCGCGTTCGTTCACGAGGAGCGGGATTTGGTAACCGGTTTCGAGGACCTGTTTGCCCTGGTCGCCGATCTTGGAAAGCGTGAGGCCATTGAAGGCGGGGACGGCATCGGCCATCGCCTTGAAGACGTCCTCGATCATGTGGACCTCGTTCTTCTCACCGCTGAGGGCGAGGATGAGGTCGCGGAGGATTTCCCAATCGTCGCGGGCATGGGCCGGAGGCTCGACGGCGCGGTTGAGGCGCTGGAGGCGGCCGGAGAGATTGACCATCGAGCCGCGCTTTTCGGTAAAACCGGCGGCGGGTAGCACGACGGTGGCGAGATCGGCGGTCGGGTTGGCCAAGGTGGCGACCTGGAGAATGAACGAGGCTTTCTCGAGTTCCTCGCGGGTGAACCCGGCATCGCCGAGCAGGTCCTCACCGAGGGCGATCACCGCCTTGATCGAGCCATTGTCGAGGCCGTAGCGGACATGTGCCAGCGCGGCGGACGGATCGGTGGTGTCCCAGACCAGCTTGGCACCGGTGGTGTTCGGATTGCGGTCGGCGGCGACGAGCAGGCTGTCCGCCTGGCCCTCGCGCGGGACGATGGCCAGCGCGGGCGTGCCGATCTCGGCGGCCAGCGCGCGGGCCATGAAAAGCTCTTCATTGGTCATCCGGCCGGAGGCGATCACGGCCACCTCGCCGGGCTGGAAGGTCTTGATGTTGTTCGCTGCGATTTCCAGCGCGGTCTTCCAGGTGACCGGCGTGTGCGGGCCGCTGACCTTCACCAGCGGTTCGGTCAGGCGCGCATCGGAATCCAGCCCGTGGAAGGAAAGGCGGTGCGAGTCCGGCATCCACGTCGAGTTCACCTCGTCGTTGCGACGCGGGGTGATGCGGTGGACCTTGTTTCCGCGGGTCCAGACGATGATGTTGGAGCCGGTGCCGCAGTTGATGTCGATGGACTTGGTTTCCTTCAGGAACCAAACGCGCATCTGGAAGCGGAAGTCGTTCGAGGTCAGCGCGCCGACGGGGCAGATGTCCACCGTGTTCAGCGAGTAGTTGCTGTCCAGCAAGCGGCCCGGATGGACCGTGAGGGTGGTGTGGGTGCCACGCTGGGTGAAGCCGAGCACCGGATCTCCGGCCACCTCGTCCATGAAGCGGATGCAGCGGCTGCACATGATGCAGCGCTCGTCATCGAGCCGGACGCGCGGGCCGATGTCCACGTTCTTCGGCTTCTTCACCTTCATGTCCACGAACCGCGAGGAGCCGCGGCCGTGCTCGACGGAAAATTCCTGCAGGCGGCACTCGCCGGCCTGGTCGCAGATCGGGCAATCGAGCGGGTGGTTGATCAGGAGGAACTCCATCACGCCCTCGCGGCATTTCTCCACCAGCTCGCCGCTGGTGCGGATGCCCATGTTCTCGCCCACCGTGTTGGCGCAGGCGATCACCGGGCGCGGCATCCAGCCGATGATTTCGTAGCCGTCCTCATCGCGGGTCGGCTCCTGGCCGGGGGCGGGGCGGGGCGGCATGCCCATCTGCACGAGGCACATGCGGCAATTGCCAGGCGCGGAAAGCTTCGGATGATAGCAGT belongs to Luteolibacter ambystomatis and includes:
- the nadB gene encoding L-aspartate oxidase is translated as MTADFLVIGAGIAGLSFAIRAAKHGSVIVLAKGGVFESNTAWAQGGIASVLPPGFCDEGDTLEKHVADTLDAGAGLCDEAAVRIIVEEGVATIDDLTGYGVGFDRENGHYQLGKEGGHSQRRILHTRDTTGREIARALVEQARNTPNLTILEHHYAIDLITTAKLGAVIDDRALGAYVLDRKTGAVQVFRSDRVVLATGGCGKVYLYTTNPDAATGDGVAMAWRAGANVANMEFIQFHPTCFYNPAATGPEARSFLVSEAVRGEGGILINAKGEDFTKKSDPRGSLAPRDIVARAIDREIKRTGAPCVYLDVTHKPLGFMKEHFPFIYQNLLKYGIDCEKQPIPVVPAAHYQCGGVVTDVDGKTSVRGLYAIGEVACTGLHGANRLASNSLLEGNVTARRALDEMLKFYSPEKPHEDEAPAIPEWHHGDVAEPDELVVIYHNWDEIRRLMWDYVSIVRTENRLRRAATRLRNLKKEVREFYWGHRVNADILELRNLVTVAALIVDCAIRRKESRGLHFTLDHPQAVERLKRDTILRKF
- a CDS encoding NADH-quinone oxidoreductase subunit N — encoded protein: MPAYYLEALTVALGIILLMAEAFSSNRSKAWVGGAAAVGLAVILGLLFCAVGPETKPDAAWAKWPLWNFYSFDSLAKFYKGFALLSTLLVVLLSIDFRSVLARFTDHPGSESGTGEYYALPVFACAGMMWMASAKDLAGAFVALELVTITFYILVAYMRRNVGSLEAGVKYLILGALSTGFLVYGIAWIYGSTGTMSLAGISEWITSQPSVQEPGQGYLPLLFGIALVMVSLGFKVGAAPMQVWIPDVYQGAPTPTTAFLSVGSKAAGFVLLIRFLQPFLAPESPVRGSVLVLLLVLACFTLLFGNLAAIPQTNFKRLLAYSSIAHAGFLLLALAAWNTDEGNLLGSVKAVSFYLATYLLMTLGTFFVLGQVRIQSEGERIEDFNGLGQRNPLLALAVTVLLAALAGVPLTAGFIGKFLVFSLAVKHQLWWGVVLGFIAAAAGFYYYFKTIRAMWWQPSADNAKALVLPPITRAVVAVLTVLVLLLGVWPQPVLWLLG
- a CDS encoding complex I subunit 4 family protein, whose amino-acid sequence is MLALLVLLPILGFIAILCGAPARLTAIAAAVANLVIGLAAAITPKATCWAAKLTVLQKPELHLSFGLIDGMSVVMILLSVIVTLAAVLTGKSPEGKDKLWYGSSLLISAGALGAFAATDLFFFYAFHELALIPTFLMIGMLGRGERKEAAWKITIYLGLGSIILLAGLVWLANVTGTYDIQKMLAEKTAIDPAAQKGIAALLLVGFGTLVSLFPFHSWAAPAYASAPAPTSMLHAGVLKKFGLYGLLRLAIPLLPVGMHAWVTPLLVLLLGNILWVGYVTINQKRLDTLLGNSSVMHMGYIFLAIAALAASQGQWIQREDVGGLEHVAASWTASLTPLNTIALPAAVILMFAHGISIALQFSLADKIERSTGSLDLYDLGGLAKSTPGLAFLFGIGAMASIGLPGLANFAGEVMVFLSAFQNYNAASGLGPVQIACILAIWGVVISAIYMLRAYRRIFQGPSVPATKSTTDLTFAERIPALLLIVALLAVGLYPNLLLNLLR
- the nuoL gene encoding NADH-quinone oxidoreductase subunit L, coding for MTLAWTLLFLPLIVAAANQLVLKRTGLAHLVSTLSAAVTFVIAILLLGKTGSPDPIKWATVGGFSIDLGIILDKLSTGMMIVVTGVGLLVHIFSLAYMKDDESKARYFTGLSLFMFSMTGIVLSSNFIMTFMFWELVGLSSYLLIGHWYQKESAANAAKKAFITNRIGDFGFMAGILMLWGITGALSFGDMHEGFLHFKETHPEIFAGVLSTALLCVFCGAVGKSAQLPLHVWLPDAMEGPTPVSALIHAATMVAAGVYMLFRVQLSLELPEELLHSLLSSKVIAWTGGLTALAAALMATQQDDIKRVLAYSTLSQLGYMVMAVGLAAGEAGMFHLFTHAWFKALLFLGSGAVIYACHHEQDIWKMGGLLKKMPITGFTFLIGFLALIAIPGTSGFFSKEQILEAAHHHNPALFWIAAAVAVLTPFYMTRLFVVAFLGKSRDHGADHAHEVGPLMWIPLAILATLGLLAGYPFIASKLAPAYAQPEHLFDFTSVVSLVSLAAVAIGVIAGFVLYNGKDKDPVSIPLFRNRFYIDSFYDNFVVRFFTDAFAAIVHFFDRFFIDGLGVGGLSRLAESFGNTFRRVQSGNLQGYAFAFGAGVIAVIYFTVFY
- the nuoK gene encoding NADH-quinone oxidoreductase subunit NuoK, with the translated sequence MASLHQYLLVSGLLFAIGLAGVVLRRNIIIVFMCLELMLSAANLTLIAFSRFHTAKTGLPDPAAQMLVFFVITVAAAEVAVGLAIIVALYRARQTIHTDDLTSMRG
- a CDS encoding NADH-quinone oxidoreductase subunit J family protein, with amino-acid sequence MPSPLFWIFALLMLIGGVAVICFRNPVSSALSMVASFVGIAGLFVGLDTYFTGIIQILVYAGAIMVLFLFIIMLLDLKDEVKRKTKIAPIAAGLVLVLAFVIQLAGVLSSTPDLQAQKLDLAKGAAYYREQKSEKIVAALDPQPREGEPLPAAKLPDVHIVGQTLFTGYNLPLQILGVLLLVATVGVVVLSKRQTT
- a CDS encoding NuoI/complex I 23 kDa subunit family protein, with the translated sequence MAVIKVKRPKLSFGEKIYFGALIKGFLLTMKHAVDSMRGKSRGAKELASSGLGVTMQYPEQKWDEHLPEHYRGAPALVTDEQGRERCVSCQLCEFICPPKAIKITPSEIPADDQWAKVEKRPLEFDIDMIRCIYCGMCEEVCPEQAIFLRKDYAITGLSRKDMVHTKKKLYEIGGVRVGLVNKWNELK
- a CDS encoding GxxExxY protein, which encodes MKTNDEREYDLAGRVIGCAMTVHRVLGPGFNERVYQNALSLELAAVGIQFENQVKLCVYYKERPVGDFEADMIVENNLVLELKAVETITKSHEVQLVNYLATTKIDEGLLINLGSDSLQYRKKFRTYKHQGDPPSLQA
- a CDS encoding complex I subunit 1/NuoH family protein; this encodes MDPLLLTILITLAKIIGLTFLVVLPLVPISVYFERRFSAVIQDRVGPNRVGIPLTLFGLKKDFSFAGLIQPMADGVKLFLKEDFTPTHVRKAFYWLAPVLTVAPSLITLAVIPFGSSITIGGQKIDLAIANLDVGPLFIFSIASLSVYGITLAGWSSNSKFPFIGGVRSTAQMISYEICLGLSIIPVLLYYGDLNLGKIVQEQSEHGWLLLPFWGNDAAHPLGTKLLFWIPAFISFLIFTISIFAETNRMPFDLPECETELVGGYHTEYSSMKFAMFFMGEYAAMVVGSALIITLFFGGWSAGFTLDGWISGLTVAGAKIGGLVHLLVFLTKLIAFILFFILVRWTVPRFRYDQLMKLGWVIFFEAALVNVFLAALVIAAPYLSVGIIALGAVLLVVLCAAIIWVAKVSEEPAKRNSGLLEQN
- a CDS encoding four helix bundle protein, whose amino-acid sequence is MDRESLKTFEDLECWKACRELRVFVAKTICKALPKEERFRLGDQILRAARSSTANIAEGYGRFHYLDNAKFCSNARGSCWEMVDHLITAHDEEIITSELLEQGRALAATAIALLNGYISYLRRASRERDTQ